In Falco rusticolus isolate bFalRus1 chromosome 11, bFalRus1.pri, whole genome shotgun sequence, the genomic window CCAGGGCAAAACTCCAAAATCTTTCTTTACTCATGATTTACTTCAAGATTTCTCTACAGagatacattttctgaaattctccCTTCCTTCTAACCTGAGGCCAAACCCTGTGTATCAGAATAGCATTCGATTGCTAAAATACTGAAGACTGCTTCAGCCCCACAGCAAACTGCTTTCAGCCAGAGTCTGTGACCCCATTTCCTCAGCTACAGAAAAGATGGGGTAATTATTTTATGTCAAGTTGTGCACCCCAGTTCTACAAAGCACTTAATTTCAGGCATTTGGGGATTTAAGACCATCCCTGCTCTGTGGGACATCCATGCACAGcctaaaatgtttttctgaaacacGGGGAACAAAAACACTTAAGGTTCGAGCTTGGAATCATCCAACCTAAATTCTCCCAAGGCCCTGTGCCTCGCATATCCTACCAGCTGCCTCTGGTCTTCAAAGATCTTTCAGAAAATAGGGAAAACAGTATCTCAGGGAGAACTCAGACCAGATAAAACGCAGCCTTTGCGCATGAATTAGGTGCTGACCTCCTGCATGCAGGGAAGGTCTCATTTCCAGAGTCAGGATGTTAAAACCATGTGGTAGGTGCCACGGGAAAACTCAGAAACTGCCGAGGCCTCCCAGGAACACGGCGCATTTTGAGCACGCCACTCCGATGCAGAGCAAAATTTGCTCGCTTTAACTTCCCTGCACAAATAATAGTTTTGTGTCACGTGCACACCCCTAGTAAATTCCTTAAGATGTTCACTTTGTTTCTCGGTAACTTAATAACTTGCTTAGACTGTTCAAAGGCAAGTGTTAATTTAAACTTTATAAATCATACCTTGTttttagaagaggaaaatgagggCCCTATTAAGCTCAGAGATTTAATAGTGACCTGAAACCTTCCCTAATAAAACTGCATGCTTCAAACCatatttcttccagaaatgaaaacatttagaaGGTTTTCCTGGCCACCAAGagttgaaaaatacatttaacattGCACTTAATCCCCATAGACGCAATGACCGGGCTAGTAAAGAGGCCCTTAAACTTCCTGCATATCTGCATATGCCTTCCTAAATAGCCAAAAGGAGGACTAGCTCTTGCCTGACAAAACTTTCAGCATTGTGTTCGTTTCTACCAGTGATTCTTGCAAGCTTTTGTTTTACTATTTTAGAAGCATTAAAAACTACACATGAAAGAGAAATCCCAAGCTACCCAGCGCAATAAAGAACTAAGAGAAGGAATAATACCATCATTGGTGAAATCAGGAACACTGACTTACCAGTACCAAAGCTTTCCTCTCCACACAGAGACAGTTTGTTTGCATCCATCAAGTTTCCAAAGAACTTCCAGCCAGTTGGAGTTTCATACAAAGCGATCTTTGTAGCATGGGCCACCCTTCAAAGGTAAGAAGGCTAAGTCACGTCACAGCCGGACTCAGCGCTCCCATGTGAAATGCTGCAGTAGGAGCTTCAGTGGCCACCAAGCATCTCCTTTGGGGTAACACTGAAGACAGGTCATGCCACTGTTCTGGTTTTTTACAACCAACAATTCTTTGTGCAGCAATCCTCTTATTTTATCCCAGTGTAACATTTGGGAAATGGGTGGGATGCGCAACTGAAGGATAGATATAAAACACATAGCTTTCCTAACGTGATTTAAGTTGTAGATCTCAAAGCATTTAACAAAGAAAGTATCACtctcaaataaacaaaataaataaaaaggtggGGAGGATCATTTGTTTGGGCTTAGCTGTAGCAAAGAGAAAGAGCCaagagcagagcccagctctgccatgtCCCCAAACAGGATTTAATTCATTAAACTTCACTGCCTCCCCTGGCAGCCAGCccgcagcagccctggcaccgCTTCACCCTTCAGGGGGACCATGCACTCACTCCCCGCCACAGACATGTGTTAAACCACAAAAAAGGGACAGACCCCTCCTCGCAgggctcccctcccctctcccaccacaCACAGAAGTAGTGCTACCTATCGAGAGCCCCGCTGGTGGGCATGCTCCGGGCAAAGCCACGGACGCCGGTCTGCTGGAAATAAGGGATACTGAAAATATTGGCAGCGATGACAGCAACAGAGTCGGAGGGGTTCACAAAGAAGCCGTGTTTCCCAAGAATCATGTTGCGATCCTGGTGAAGACAAGAGAGAAACAGCTCTCATCCCCACTTAGCACAGAGAGGCTGCAGTGGCAGAAGTTGTTCTACTTGGCAGGCGCAGCCTATAAACCCAACAACTCACAGCGATTTTTTGactgcactgaaataaatacagagtTTGAGAAAGTTAAATAGCAACACCTGTATAGCATTGCACCTTCCTGCTGATTTCTCACAgcctttaaaactatttaaatacagtttgGACTGCATTATTAACACAGTAGCCAACTATTGCCACAGTGGCAAACTGCAGCAAGTGGTTCATTTCCATTCACAGTTAcagaagggggagagggagggggtgaaaaaataaaataggtcTTCAACCTCCATCCTCCTCTGCTTAAAAGCAGCTGAGCAGTCACTCCCCCACAGCTGACCAAGGGGCAAAAAAGGTGAATACAGAAGAGCCCACTTACCCCGTCTCCATCAAAGGCAGCTCCAAAGTCATACTCTCCTGTTTTCATGGTCTGGACCAGGTCAGCAGCGTAGGTTAAGTTGGGGTCGGGATGGTGGCCACCAAAGTCCTCCAGCGGGGTGCAGTTCACAGCTGAATTTGCTGGGGCTCCAAGCTCCTCACACAGGATCTTTTTTACATAAGGGCCCACAACTATCACGGCAAAACATGGAAATGAGTCAGCTCTGCCCTCAGTCAGCTCTGCACCAGCCACATAACCAGCCAGGCCTCTGGTCTTCTGGGTTTGGGCCAGTTTATGTGGTTTATTGTACTAAAGCACAAGTGCTCACATCAAAAGCCTCAAGCAGCACAAAGGTGTGCTTAAGCTTGCTCTTATCCAGACACACAAGTTCCTGCCAAAGCAAGCTCTTCAGCTGAGGGGCTGTCCCACTAAATAACTGAAACCACTCACGGGTTTAGAAGTGAGGATAAGCCTATGCCAGGGGCTCAGCGCATGAGCCAGGATCCCACTGTGAAGGGCTTATGCCCCAGGTGCACAGAGGTGTGAGTATGACAGCCCCATataacagaacaaaatacatgTGTGATTCACAGATATCCAGCAGTACAACAGGATTTACTGCTCTCAAACACTAATGATgtagacaataaaaaaaaagtaagtgaGCATAGGAATGGGAATGGTCTGGAGACAAGAGAAACAAGATGGTAAGAAAGCTAGGGTGCTCCTAAAAATGTCTATGGTAAAGAGACTCACAAGCTTGGCTTGTATGttaatttatataaaacagTCCAACAGCCCCATTTTTGTACTGAAATTTCTATGGGCAGATATTTGCCTAACTGCTGTGACCTCCATGGGACACTGATATTAAGTCTACCAGGGCAGCTCTGACCACACCATCAGTGCTAACCGGCTCTGCCTCTCAACCATGGATTGACGTGTGTGAGCCACACAGcatccccccaaaaccccactgATATTTCTGCCCTAGGTCAACTCCTGAGatcaaacatttgaaaaaagaaaataatgtaaagcCATAAAAACTTTGCCTGCAAAATGCAGGatgttacaaaacaaaacccaaatttAGAGGTGTTGTATAggaattccagaaaaaaagctttccctCTGAAGTAGGTGGCAAAGCCCCAAGGACACCCAGCCACCCACAATGTCCCAAACCTAAGCCCAGCCATACCTCCATGCATAGCGTCTATGCGAATCTTGAGGTGGTTTTTCCCTGAAAGCAGTTCCTTTAATGCATTGAAGTCAAAGATGTTCCTGAGCATATTTGCATAAGCTTCTACCGAGTCCACAAtttccactgggaaaaaaaaaaaaaaagtaaatagagACCAGCTCTCACAGTCTGAAATCtttgcagaaatgtaattttgctACACATGGCACAGTGCTGACAGTCCCTAGTGCAAAGGGCCAGGGCTCAGCACAGAGCCTTTGAACATCCCATAGAATCATTTCACAAGGACAACAGTAATGGTCCTATATTAAGAATTTAATTACGGGCTGTCACGGCTAACCAGGTTACAGACCAAACAGACCAACAAAACCCTTAAGACAATCACTGCTATGGCTTCCTGGACTCCTTTCAAGAGGGCTCAGTCCCACTCCACTTACTGGGAGAGTGGAGAttaaaggaaaaggggaaaaaagtaatatacatacatacaaaaacTGATCTCCAATTTCCACCAAAGTCGATGGGAACTGTGCACCTAATAGTCTGAAAAAGTTGCACCTTTGCAACTAACAGGCAATATAAAGTTAGAGCCCTGAAAACCCCATTAACATAAAAATTCCACTATACAGAAATGGGGACTGAGAAACACCAACTTTTATGATCTTTGAtttattgttgttttaattataaGCATAAGTCACCAGGAGATGGTAAAAAATACGCACAGTAAGCGTTTTTCAAGTcttcttttaatgcattttcatctttcacTGCTGACTGACAGAAGTCACGTGTGACATGGCTTTCCTACTCACAGAGGCAGCTTTTATATGTGAaaccatggggaaaaaaaaatcaaagattaAACACTAACACTATAGTTTTTAAACCAGGAAAAGGCACTTTAACTGCAGAGTTGTCTGTTTTGCAAGTACATGTTAATGGTAGCCTTACAGACAAAGTCTCTAATTTTAGTGAAGTTTGATGGATCAGATTTACCTATCCATTTCGTAACAACCACCTTTCATAGGACAGAAACAATGATATAATTAAAGTGTCTATAAAACATGCGATGCaggccaaaaaaaaagccaggatgCCACCCGCGTGACCAGGAGCAATGTCCTTGCTTGGGTTCTCCGACAGGTGAGGAGAGGTCAGAATGGCCTCGTCTGTCCTTCAGAAGCACCAGATGTCTTTGCCTGTTTATGGGCTAACTCTACCCAAAAGGAAACTTCCCAAGAAGAACAGTTGTTTACCTGTAAATGGTTTAAATTTGTTCTCCAAGTCGAACTGCTGTTTCCCAATGGTGCTCAGGTCCACGTGGAGATCTGGGCAGATTGCATACTCCTCAATTTTCTTGCTGATTTGGAAAATTTTATCTGTGATACCTTCAGGAGCAGGGCCTGCAAGATAAAATGGGCATATTTTATGCCATAAATGGGGGAAGGCATTAAAGAATCAGCCTGCGAAAGGAGTATACTTCAGAAGTACAGCAAAAGACCTGGGGCTGGGAATACCTCCCGAGGACAGGAATATCAGGGTACGAGGGGAGCAGATCAGTCACTTGCTCCATTTAGGGAAGCCCACTGCTTAGGGCACTGAATCTCTGTGATGTTAAAGACAGTTAAATTAGGTTCCTCAGGGTCAACACAAGAAACAgtcaaacagaaacaaagtaaatcaaaacaaaccaagcGACCTTACCTCCATTGGCAATATTGAATTTAATGCCAAAATCTCCACTGGGCCCACCGGGGTTGTGGCTGGCTGTCAGAATGATTCCACCAATGGCTTTGATTTTCCTGATGATGCAGGACACCGCAGGGGTGGACAGAATGCCATTCTGCCCAATGACCAAGCGGCCAATCTGAAAATTAAAGAGCAAACCAAACTCCTGTGAGTCCCAAATCCTAAAACCAGCAACACCACCAAACCCCCAAACGCTGGCGACAGGTAAACTGGAGCGCCCAGGAAACGTGCTCACGGCAGaggtgctgcttctctgcaagcAAACTCCCTTGTTCCTGGGAGGCTGCCAGAGTTCTCTGCACAGTGAACGTCTGACCCTGCTCTGTGGTGCCCTGTTAGCATTTTCCTTTATGAATGCTGCAGCTCAACTGGACACGGCAGCTTGCACTGAAGAGCTGACCCTTCCAGAGGCAcctaaacaacaacaacaataaaaaaaacaaaccaacaagcCCCGTTGGCTATGGTCTCAAACTTTACTTTCAGAAGACACAATGGGACTGAGAgaagctaaaagaaaataaaaatcgATGATCATCACTACTCCCACGGGACCAGCTGCAGATTCTCTTACTCGCAGCGGCTAACACACCTCCTTCCCATAAATTTAGTAATATCACCGAGATTAAACCCAGACCAATGCGCTAAGCAATACAAGGTAAGCAGGATCCAGTTGCTGGAGTTCAtgtaataaaacagaagatgaatatttttctggaagaaCATGCTCTTTACCATAGCCCCCAAAATGAGGTGACGGAGATTTAAAAACATACCAGACCACTCTCCATCAACCGAGGAGATTAGACCCTGTATACAACcgagaaaagaggaagaattccattcaaacacaaaccagaaaacaaaaggcagcGTTCCCAGACTGAAGGTCCACATTGGGTGCTAAGCCAAGGGCACTGGATGACTGTGatt contains:
- the PGM1 gene encoding phosphoglucomutase-1, whose amino-acid sequence is MVRIAAVKTQPYGDQKPGTSGLRKRVTVFQSNANYTENFIQSILATVPPAERQEATLVVGGDGRFYMRDAIQLIVRIAAANGIGRLVIGQNGILSTPAVSCIIRKIKAIGGIILTASHNPGGPSGDFGIKFNIANGGPAPEGITDKIFQISKKIEEYAICPDLHVDLSTIGKQQFDLENKFKPFTVEIVDSVEAYANMLRNIFDFNALKELLSGKNHLKIRIDAMHGVVGPYVKKILCEELGAPANSAVNCTPLEDFGGHHPDPNLTYAADLVQTMKTGEYDFGAAFDGDGDRNMILGKHGFFVNPSDSVAVIAANIFSIPYFQQTGVRGFARSMPTSGALDRVAHATKIALYETPTGWKFFGNLMDANKLSLCGEESFGTGSDHIREKDGLWAVLAWLSILATRKQSVEDIMKDHWQKYGRNFFTRYDYEEVDADAANKMMKDLETVMFDRSFVGKQLSCGDKVYTVEKADNFEYSDPVDGSISRNQGLRLIFSDGSRIIFRLSGTGSAGATVRLYIDSYEKDAQKIHEDPQVMLAPLISIALKLSQLHERTGRTGPTVIT